In Persicimonas caeni, a single window of DNA contains:
- a CDS encoding protein phosphatase 2C domain-containing protein — protein MALPETSCPQCGRPTAAGQQCGHCGHATASTPWFQVGQTYDTLIDPAAVGVAVEADTIQVTLEFAELWESYERRRVLLAHPLAFSHAGGEPIDSAALDTLEHRSFVVEQEETYARSEYEVLPEDIEASVRKPLTRERHNGKVVSVFTNDSGLALDEVVEVASNRLNLAQIRGIYLPVLDAVADLHERGMLHLRLTPWTLRVRDPSDSKGLPLAFLRDSMEEGQPVPHTAGLGDEETFSEIEEDAVPADADQTSEFVNDFAASREADKTRDDLMPLVMADFPSRVEESEPVDTDSFFATQSEASLGVEDEAADLEVLFDSVEGFFKFDGSFDEVPIIRGFSPPEMMGRSQVDITESCDVFNLGMLLYFLVAGQLPPVSVYTRHIPAIPARNLRPSFPPGLQSVIGRATRPDPNERYPSVDSLKRAFERACEVMQKRAELPGGKTPRMMAAVDTHVGIAKQRRNPTNQDAVFGAVSDDRRFSLMVVADGVSTASYGSGDLASSVLAEEAELAWEELHPSYLMDEAINPTAAIQNILNRANDRIVDYVNEHFLPFRGGPHEVMGTTALVAMLHDGMVTLATLGDSRVYLHRGEAFEQLTIDHNLWTLSILEGIPADNALAMPHGDALARCLGTFIIENERLEAVNPEPDVFQFPVTSGDTLLLTTDGLVDFASANMLTAEDLIHQVLVSEPDPALACLELILLANRGGGGDNIGVGIVKFV, from the coding sequence ATGGCGCTTCCCGAAACATCCTGCCCGCAATGTGGCCGTCCGACGGCTGCCGGGCAGCAGTGTGGCCACTGCGGCCACGCGACCGCTTCGACGCCGTGGTTCCAGGTCGGCCAGACGTACGACACGCTGATCGACCCGGCCGCGGTGGGAGTGGCTGTCGAGGCCGATACGATCCAGGTGACCCTCGAGTTCGCCGAGTTGTGGGAGAGCTACGAGCGTCGTCGAGTGCTCTTGGCACATCCGCTGGCGTTCAGCCATGCCGGCGGCGAACCCATCGACTCGGCCGCACTCGACACGCTCGAGCACCGATCTTTTGTCGTCGAGCAGGAGGAGACCTACGCGCGGTCTGAATACGAGGTGCTCCCCGAGGACATCGAGGCGAGCGTGCGCAAGCCTCTGACCCGCGAGCGGCACAACGGCAAGGTCGTCTCGGTCTTTACCAACGACAGCGGATTGGCGCTCGACGAAGTCGTCGAAGTCGCGTCCAACCGCTTGAACTTGGCCCAGATACGAGGCATCTACCTGCCGGTGCTCGACGCCGTGGCCGATCTGCACGAGCGTGGCATGTTGCATCTGCGCCTTACGCCGTGGACGCTTCGAGTGCGTGACCCCTCCGACAGCAAGGGGCTTCCGTTGGCCTTCCTTCGGGATTCGATGGAAGAAGGGCAGCCGGTGCCACACACCGCCGGCTTGGGCGATGAAGAGACTTTCTCGGAGATCGAGGAAGACGCCGTCCCTGCTGATGCCGATCAAACCTCCGAGTTCGTCAACGATTTCGCTGCTTCGCGCGAAGCAGACAAGACCCGTGACGACCTGATGCCGCTGGTGATGGCCGATTTCCCTTCGCGTGTGGAGGAGTCCGAGCCGGTCGACACCGATAGCTTCTTTGCCACGCAGTCGGAAGCATCACTCGGAGTCGAAGATGAGGCGGCCGACCTCGAGGTTTTGTTCGACAGCGTGGAGGGCTTTTTCAAGTTCGACGGCAGCTTCGACGAGGTGCCGATCATCCGCGGCTTTTCGCCCCCGGAGATGATGGGGCGTTCGCAGGTCGATATCACCGAAAGCTGTGATGTCTTCAACCTGGGCATGCTGCTGTATTTCCTCGTCGCCGGCCAGCTTCCGCCCGTGTCGGTCTACACCCGACATATCCCGGCGATTCCGGCGCGCAACCTGCGTCCGTCGTTCCCACCGGGATTGCAGTCGGTTATCGGTCGCGCCACACGTCCCGACCCCAACGAACGGTACCCGAGCGTCGATTCGCTCAAGCGGGCCTTCGAGCGTGCTTGTGAGGTGATGCAAAAGCGTGCCGAGCTTCCCGGTGGCAAGACGCCGCGGATGATGGCGGCGGTCGACACCCACGTCGGCATTGCCAAGCAACGGCGCAACCCGACCAACCAGGACGCAGTTTTTGGTGCCGTCTCGGATGACCGGCGTTTTTCGTTGATGGTCGTCGCCGACGGCGTATCGACGGCCTCCTACGGCTCCGGAGATTTGGCCAGTTCAGTTCTGGCCGAGGAGGCGGAGCTCGCCTGGGAAGAGCTGCACCCCAGCTACTTGATGGACGAAGCGATCAATCCAACCGCAGCGATTCAGAATATCCTGAACCGGGCGAACGACCGGATTGTCGACTACGTCAACGAACACTTTCTGCCGTTTCGCGGTGGGCCGCACGAGGTGATGGGCACCACGGCGCTGGTGGCGATGCTCCACGACGGCATGGTCACGCTGGCCACGCTGGGCGACAGCCGGGTCTACTTGCACCGCGGCGAAGCATTCGAGCAGCTGACGATCGACCACAACCTGTGGACGCTGAGCATTTTGGAGGGGATTCCTGCCGACAACGCGCTGGCGATGCCTCACGGCGACGCTCTCGCGCGCTGTCTGGGGACCTTTATCATCGAAAATGAGCGACTCGAGGCGGTCAACCCGGAGCCCGATGTCTTTCAGTTTCCGGTGACCAGCGGCGATACACTTCTGCTGACCACCGACGGCCTGGTCGATTTCGCCTCGGCCAACATGCTCACCGCCGAGGACTTGATCCACCAAGTGCTCGTCTCCGAGCCGGACCCGGCGCTGGCTTGCCTCGAACTGATCCTGCTCGCCAACCGCGGCGGAGGCGGGGACAATATCGGGGTGGGAATCGTCAAATTCGTTTGA
- a CDS encoding NAD-dependent epimerase/dehydratase family protein, protein MTTLVTGGTGFLGRHLVQKLLDRGEDVRVLTRSFDLELADMGAEVVEGSLSEAEDVRRAVDGIERIYHLAGKVERDRSRAHLMYDLHVEGTRRLLGSLVDRNIEKIVYASTSGTVGVGEGPDFLASEDSPTAETIVKNWPYYLSKIYAERVCEKFIGKHDMPIVMMRPTLLLGPGDRKQSSTGDVVLFLKRKIPAQMSGGMSFVDVRDTADAFIAAMDKAPAGESYLLGSQNLPIVDFLKRLEEITGIPRPKMPVPGKAAVMGARLLDRTMRAFGKKAEVDPVSVEMAQYYWYIDSSKAQEELDWQPRSPNETLRDTVRWIQKNHPEFAPKRKRRKPPEEFVPKETVEFAEKMANGE, encoded by the coding sequence ATGACCACACTCGTTACCGGCGGAACTGGATTTCTGGGCCGCCACCTGGTCCAAAAGCTTCTCGACCGCGGCGAAGACGTTCGCGTGCTCACCCGATCGTTCGACCTCGAACTCGCCGACATGGGCGCCGAGGTTGTCGAGGGGAGCCTATCCGAGGCCGAAGACGTACGCCGCGCCGTCGACGGTATCGAGCGCATCTACCATCTGGCCGGCAAGGTCGAGCGCGACCGGAGCCGCGCCCATTTGATGTACGACCTGCACGTCGAGGGAACCCGCCGACTGCTGGGGTCGCTGGTCGACCGTAACATCGAAAAGATCGTGTACGCATCCACCAGCGGCACGGTGGGCGTGGGCGAAGGTCCTGATTTCTTGGCCAGCGAGGACTCCCCCACGGCCGAGACCATCGTCAAGAACTGGCCGTACTACCTGTCGAAGATCTACGCCGAGCGGGTCTGCGAGAAGTTTATCGGCAAACACGACATGCCCATCGTGATGATGCGCCCTACCCTCTTGCTCGGCCCCGGCGACCGCAAGCAGAGCTCGACGGGCGATGTGGTTTTGTTCCTCAAGAGGAAGATTCCCGCCCAGATGTCCGGCGGTATGTCCTTTGTGGACGTGCGCGACACGGCCGACGCGTTTATCGCCGCCATGGACAAGGCGCCGGCCGGCGAGAGCTATCTGCTCGGTTCGCAGAACCTCCCCATCGTCGACTTCCTCAAGCGCCTCGAAGAGATTACCGGCATTCCCCGCCCCAAAATGCCCGTACCTGGCAAAGCCGCGGTGATGGGCGCACGGCTGCTCGACCGCACGATGCGAGCCTTCGGCAAGAAGGCCGAAGTCGATCCCGTCAGCGTGGAGATGGCGCAGTACTACTGGTACATCGACTCGAGTAAGGCGCAGGAAGAGCTCGACTGGCAACCTCGAAGCCCCAACGAGACGCTTCGCGACACGGTGCGCTGGATCCAGAAGAACCACCCCGAATTCGCGCCCAAACGGAAGCGACGCAAGCCACCCGAAGAGTTTGTACCGAAGGAAACGGTCGAGTTTGCCGAGAAGATGGCGAATGGGGAGTGA
- a CDS encoding AMP-binding protein — translation MNDSSSTDHKPNGHAPAGVNGANGSTVVEPTVEWSVSETLSGRTILLTGATGFLGKAFLSMLLRYHPDIDQVYVLIRPRATQTAEERFFQQIAANSVMDPLREIYEDGYIDFIKEKCTPLAGDITDAHLGLDEDEARAISSNLDVLINSAGLTNFNPNLESALTINTLSQRNLLDFVRLGGNHASYMHVSTCFVAGNVDGKVEEQLPGPTRYPNYTELGVSYDAEREIEDCLAMIAHAKQLASDQEHQSQFAKQARDKLKKKNLDPNNPVLVEQTLAKLRSDWLRKRLSHEGRERADFWGWPNIYTYTKSLGERVLAAAKDEINLTIFRPAIIESAMQYPSVGWNEGINTSAPLVFLMSKGHRYVPTRRGVNLDVVPVDYVAGGMLAAAAALIDKRQHDVYHCGSGHLNPVSVERLVELTNLGLRKLYRNKRMPTWQKLLLNSLDSVPVSAEKFDRQSAPQLKRAAKGLRGLLDKVPTKQLGGLGKAVNAVKSGLKAAETVTGVTEKIFELMVPFTHHNAFTFLTDNLPELASTLPASEQKRYGSPVEDIDWRHYWLDVHVPGLYRHAFPELEAKFKASGKKSYTYDDLIELFDASTHNFSKRVALQHHSNGITERYTYGELKEHAERAADMLVACGVTDHASALIVSENRPQWGMTYFGILKAGGVAVPVDPDSSAAQIANLMRSCQARAAILSDAAHERLGAELQEMLREEGTPAVLLTFGQLFNRALPSSTDEVVELGELAADGGRVAHAAPGELVAAADEGQPLASLIYTSGTTGTPKGVMLTHQNFTNLLASLQQTFSINERDGFLSVLPLHHTFEFACGFLMPLSKGATITYLDELSGEELNSALSSTRVTALIGVPALWQLLNRRIKQRIDDAPPAVAWALDFLLGVNTTLRDRFNVNIGPTVFGAVHKAFGGRLKYLISGGAALPADVLEAFHGLGFNLYEGYGLTEAAPVLTVNAPDDGLNPGSVGKPLPGIEVKIHEPNDEGVGEVIARGPNVMRGYLDREEETERALQDGWLHTGDLGKMDKRGRLTIVGREKEVIVTSGGKNVYPDELEEVYGACDDIEELSIVGLPDGSGSERVACLVRPSVDEGASAEQVAEARSRIREHFRVEGSRMASHNRIKVLRFWDQEFPRTATRKIKRTDVVDILERLHERELAEMEVDEEEEAEWAWLYGQIARLADVDAEDVHGASHFVDDLGFDSLMVVELASILAERDFHVSTEQLSGVHTVRQLERLLDAEDSELAHAMVHAKKPTHERVDEFPVHPALAEFGKKMLHLGQKKAYDEFFDVEIYGRANIPHHDPNVIVAANHSSHLDMGLVKYALGDYGKDVRALAAADYFFSNPARKTYFNNFTNLIPVARSGSLEGALAGAEEALSKGEMVLVFPEGTRSKDGKLQEFRRGVGYLAASRRVNILPLYIDGTHRALPKGSSLPSVTSRKLKVYIGPMLDVRSLLRDCEEMSPMEQYEYISKKTREAIVKLRDAAHARPGRDDEDLSPLFTGLNDKFERNKLTEEVSFYFSLGSNENLKWTIIVNPEDCQIRCGKPQDGRADCVIKTSPDIFKKIVTESYVPSMDEFMSGKIKTNDPQLLMQFQNVFAL, via the coding sequence ATGAACGATAGTTCTTCGACCGATCACAAGCCCAATGGGCACGCCCCTGCCGGCGTCAACGGCGCCAACGGCTCGACTGTGGTCGAGCCGACGGTGGAATGGTCGGTCTCCGAGACGTTGTCGGGCCGCACGATCCTGCTGACGGGAGCCACCGGCTTTTTGGGCAAGGCCTTCTTGTCGATGCTGCTGCGGTATCACCCGGACATCGACCAGGTCTACGTGCTCATCCGCCCGAGGGCGACCCAGACCGCCGAGGAGCGCTTCTTCCAGCAGATTGCCGCCAACTCGGTCATGGATCCGCTGCGCGAGATCTATGAAGACGGCTACATCGACTTCATCAAGGAGAAGTGCACGCCGCTGGCTGGCGACATCACCGACGCGCACCTGGGGCTCGACGAGGACGAGGCTCGCGCCATCTCGTCGAACCTCGACGTGCTCATCAACTCGGCGGGGTTGACGAACTTCAACCCCAACCTGGAGAGCGCGCTGACGATCAACACCCTGAGTCAGCGCAACCTGCTCGACTTCGTGCGCCTGGGGGGCAACCACGCCTCGTACATGCACGTGTCGACGTGCTTCGTGGCGGGCAACGTCGACGGCAAGGTCGAAGAGCAGTTGCCCGGCCCGACGCGTTATCCGAACTACACCGAGTTGGGCGTCTCCTACGACGCCGAGCGTGAGATCGAAGACTGCCTGGCCATGATCGCCCACGCCAAGCAGCTCGCCAGCGACCAGGAGCACCAGAGCCAGTTCGCCAAGCAGGCGCGCGACAAGCTCAAAAAGAAGAACCTCGACCCGAACAACCCGGTGCTCGTCGAGCAGACCCTGGCCAAGCTTCGCTCTGACTGGCTGCGAAAGCGCCTCTCTCACGAGGGACGTGAGCGCGCCGACTTCTGGGGCTGGCCGAATATCTACACCTACACCAAGTCGCTCGGAGAGCGCGTGTTGGCGGCCGCCAAGGACGAGATCAACCTGACGATCTTCCGTCCGGCGATCATCGAGAGCGCCATGCAGTACCCGAGCGTGGGCTGGAACGAGGGAATCAACACCAGCGCCCCGCTCGTCTTCTTGATGTCCAAAGGCCATCGGTACGTACCGACGCGCCGAGGGGTCAACTTGGACGTCGTGCCCGTCGATTATGTCGCCGGCGGTATGCTCGCGGCGGCTGCTGCGCTCATCGATAAGCGCCAGCACGACGTTTACCACTGCGGCTCGGGCCACCTCAATCCGGTCTCCGTCGAGCGACTCGTCGAGTTGACCAACCTCGGCCTTCGCAAGCTGTACCGCAACAAGCGCATGCCGACCTGGCAAAAGCTTCTGCTCAACTCACTCGACAGCGTTCCGGTGAGCGCCGAAAAGTTCGACCGTCAGAGCGCCCCGCAGCTCAAGCGCGCCGCCAAGGGCCTGCGCGGACTGCTCGACAAGGTGCCGACCAAGCAACTCGGCGGACTGGGCAAGGCGGTCAACGCGGTCAAGAGCGGCTTGAAAGCCGCCGAGACGGTCACCGGCGTCACCGAAAAGATCTTCGAGTTGATGGTGCCGTTTACGCATCACAACGCCTTTACCTTCCTGACGGACAATTTGCCCGAGCTGGCGTCCACGCTGCCGGCCTCCGAGCAGAAGCGCTACGGCTCGCCCGTCGAGGATATCGACTGGCGTCATTACTGGCTCGATGTGCACGTGCCCGGACTGTACCGCCATGCGTTCCCCGAGCTCGAGGCGAAGTTCAAGGCGAGCGGCAAGAAGTCGTACACCTACGACGACCTGATCGAGCTGTTCGACGCCAGCACCCACAACTTCTCGAAGCGCGTGGCGCTGCAGCACCACAGCAACGGCATCACCGAGCGCTACACCTACGGCGAGCTCAAAGAACACGCCGAGCGCGCCGCCGATATGCTGGTGGCCTGCGGAGTAACCGACCACGCCTCGGCGCTCATCGTCAGCGAGAACCGCCCGCAGTGGGGCATGACCTACTTCGGCATCCTCAAAGCCGGCGGCGTGGCCGTGCCGGTCGACCCGGACTCGTCGGCCGCCCAGATCGCCAACCTGATGCGCTCCTGCCAAGCCCGCGCTGCCATCCTCAGCGATGCAGCCCACGAGCGTCTGGGCGCAGAGCTTCAGGAGATGTTGCGTGAAGAGGGTACCCCCGCGGTCTTGCTGACCTTCGGCCAACTCTTCAACCGCGCCCTCCCCTCGTCGACCGACGAGGTCGTCGAGCTCGGCGAGCTTGCCGCAGATGGCGGTCGGGTCGCCCACGCAGCCCCCGGCGAATTGGTGGCCGCAGCGGATGAAGGCCAGCCTCTGGCGAGCCTCATTTACACCTCGGGCACCACCGGCACGCCCAAAGGCGTGATGCTGACCCATCAGAACTTCACCAATTTGCTGGCGAGCCTGCAGCAGACGTTCTCCATCAACGAGCGCGACGGCTTCTTGAGCGTGTTGCCGCTCCATCACACCTTCGAGTTCGCCTGCGGCTTTTTGATGCCGCTGTCCAAAGGTGCCACGATCACCTATCTGGACGAGTTGTCGGGTGAGGAACTCAACTCGGCGCTCTCCTCGACACGCGTCACCGCGCTCATCGGCGTCCCGGCGCTGTGGCAACTATTGAACCGCCGCATCAAACAGCGTATCGACGACGCCCCCCCGGCCGTCGCCTGGGCGCTCGACTTCCTGCTCGGCGTCAACACCACGCTGCGTGACCGCTTCAACGTCAACATCGGGCCGACCGTATTCGGCGCGGTTCACAAGGCGTTTGGCGGCAGGCTCAAATATCTCATCTCCGGCGGCGCCGCGCTCCCGGCAGACGTGCTCGAAGCTTTCCACGGCCTCGGCTTCAATCTCTACGAAGGATACGGGCTGACCGAAGCGGCGCCGGTGTTGACGGTCAATGCTCCGGACGATGGGCTCAACCCGGGTAGCGTGGGCAAGCCCCTGCCCGGCATCGAGGTAAAAATCCACGAGCCCAACGACGAGGGCGTCGGCGAGGTCATCGCCCGCGGCCCCAACGTGATGCGCGGCTATCTCGACCGCGAGGAAGAGACCGAACGCGCGCTGCAAGACGGCTGGCTGCACACAGGCGACCTGGGCAAAATGGACAAGCGAGGCCGCCTGACCATCGTCGGGCGCGAAAAGGAGGTCATCGTGACCTCCGGCGGCAAGAACGTCTACCCGGACGAGCTCGAAGAGGTCTACGGGGCGTGCGACGACATCGAAGAATTGTCGATCGTCGGCCTTCCCGACGGCTCCGGCAGTGAGCGGGTCGCCTGCCTCGTGCGCCCCAGCGTCGACGAGGGTGCGAGCGCCGAGCAGGTCGCCGAGGCGCGCTCGCGCATCCGTGAGCACTTCCGCGTCGAGGGCTCCCGCATGGCGAGCCACAACCGCATCAAAGTGCTGCGTTTCTGGGACCAGGAGTTCCCGCGCACCGCAACGCGCAAGATCAAGCGCACCGACGTGGTCGACATCCTCGAGCGACTTCACGAGCGCGAGCTCGCCGAGATGGAGGTCGACGAAGAGGAGGAGGCCGAGTGGGCCTGGCTGTACGGGCAGATCGCCCGCTTGGCCGACGTCGACGCCGAAGACGTCCACGGCGCCAGCCACTTTGTCGACGACCTCGGCTTCGACAGCTTGATGGTCGTCGAGCTCGCCAGCATCCTCGCCGAGCGCGACTTCCACGTCTCCACCGAACAACTCTCCGGGGTGCACACGGTGCGTCAACTCGAGCGGCTGCTCGACGCCGAAGACAGTGAGCTTGCGCACGCGATGGTGCACGCCAAGAAGCCGACCCACGAGCGAGTCGACGAGTTCCCGGTCCATCCCGCACTGGCCGAGTTCGGCAAGAAAATGCTGCACCTGGGCCAGAAGAAGGCGTACGACGAATTCTTCGACGTCGAAATCTACGGGCGAGCGAATATTCCGCACCACGACCCCAACGTCATCGTGGCAGCGAACCATTCGAGCCACCTCGACATGGGCTTGGTCAAATACGCGCTGGGCGACTATGGCAAGGACGTGCGCGCCCTCGCCGCGGCCGACTATTTCTTTAGCAATCCGGCGCGAAAGACCTACTTCAACAACTTCACCAACCTCATCCCGGTGGCACGATCCGGCAGCCTCGAGGGTGCCCTCGCCGGCGCCGAAGAGGCCCTTTCGAAGGGCGAGATGGTGCTGGTCTTCCCGGAGGGGACGCGGTCCAAGGACGGCAAGCTCCAGGAGTTTCGCCGTGGCGTGGGCTATCTGGCGGCGAGCCGCCGCGTCAACATCTTGCCGCTTTATATCGACGGCACGCACCGCGCGCTGCCCAAGGGGAGTTCGCTTCCGTCGGTGACATCACGAAAGCTCAAAGTCTACATCGGGCCGATGCTCGATGTGCGCTCGCTTCTGCGTGACTGCGAAGAGATGTCGCCGATGGAACAGTACGAGTACATCAGCAAGAAGACTCGAGAAGCCATCGTCAAGCTGCGCGATGCGGCGCACGCGCGCCCTGGTCGAGACGACGAAGATCTGTCGCCGCTCTTTACCGGACTCAACGACAAGTTCGAGCGCAACAAGCTCACCGAAGAGGTCAGCTTCTACTTCAGCCTCGGCAGCAACGAGAACCTGAAGTGGACGATCATCGTCAACCCCGAGGACTGCCAAATTCGTTGCGGCAAGCCCCAGGACGGTCGCGCCGACTGCGTCATCAAGACCTCGCCCGACATCTTCAAAAAGATCGTCACCGAGAGCTATGTGCCCTCGATGGACGAGTTCATGTCGGGCAAGATCAAGACCAACGACCCGCAGCTACTCATGCAGTTTCAGAATGTCTTTGCCCTGTAG
- a CDS encoding lactate racemase domain-containing protein encodes MAENSNNVVYLDEDSAPRYLHYAEDFLTYKFPAGTRAIYANPPMKPIENRGAAIRYALNHPEGDVDPLFAQLEPGMKVAIAIDDISVPLPPMKTPDIRQEVLEIVVQMLEDHGVEDIEMFMALALHRRMTPAEIKRSVGAKIFDKYYPERLYNMDAEDPDSMVYLGQTDHGEDVEVVRAAAESDLLIYVNVNYVPMNGGYKSIGTGMSGYKSIRHHHNPDTIAKSDSYMDPENSALYDSNTRIGKFINEKLNVFHIETALNNKMYDDNLDFLAKNEDDWTGADHMKFRSFRWALNKAPRAAKRALFHKVPAPYGLIGVFAGETEATHAKTLEKCWQQHAVEVEGQSDVVIYGIPFESPYNVNSIMNPLLVRVMALGYFFNMYRGKPLIKKDGTLIITHPCYDEFDPDHHPSYIEFFNRCLPETRNSHKLAHKFEQEFAHNPSYIEMFRRGNAYHGVHPFYMWYWCENGANHVGRVIVVGAENEHVPERLGWERAETMDDALEMAKETHGPSPSISLLNHPPYIITDVK; translated from the coding sequence ATGGCAGAAAACTCGAACAACGTAGTCTACCTCGACGAGGACTCGGCACCGCGCTATTTGCACTACGCCGAAGACTTCCTCACCTACAAGTTTCCGGCGGGCACGCGCGCCATTTACGCCAACCCGCCGATGAAGCCCATCGAGAACCGCGGAGCAGCGATTCGCTACGCGCTCAACCACCCCGAGGGAGACGTTGATCCGCTCTTCGCCCAGCTCGAGCCGGGCATGAAGGTGGCCATCGCCATCGACGACATCAGCGTACCGCTGCCGCCGATGAAGACCCCCGACATCCGCCAAGAGGTGTTGGAAATCGTGGTGCAGATGCTCGAGGACCACGGCGTCGAGGACATCGAGATGTTCATGGCGCTGGCGCTTCACCGGCGCATGACCCCTGCCGAGATCAAGCGCTCGGTGGGCGCCAAGATTTTCGACAAGTACTATCCCGAGCGCCTCTACAACATGGACGCCGAGGATCCGGACAGCATGGTCTACCTGGGCCAGACCGACCACGGCGAAGACGTCGAGGTGGTGCGCGCGGCGGCCGAGAGCGACCTGCTCATCTACGTCAACGTCAACTACGTGCCGATGAACGGCGGCTACAAGTCGATCGGCACGGGGATGTCGGGCTACAAGTCGATTCGCCACCACCATAACCCGGACACGATCGCCAAGAGCGACTCGTACATGGATCCGGAGAATTCGGCGCTCTACGACAGCAACACGCGCATCGGCAAGTTCATCAACGAGAAGCTCAACGTCTTCCACATCGAGACGGCGTTGAACAACAAGATGTATGACGACAACCTCGACTTCTTGGCCAAGAACGAGGACGACTGGACCGGCGCCGACCACATGAAGTTTCGCTCTTTCCGCTGGGCGCTGAACAAAGCGCCGCGCGCGGCCAAACGAGCGTTGTTTCACAAAGTGCCCGCGCCCTACGGCCTCATCGGGGTCTTCGCCGGGGAGACCGAAGCCACCCACGCCAAGACCCTCGAGAAGTGCTGGCAGCAGCACGCCGTCGAAGTCGAAGGCCAGTCGGACGTGGTCATCTACGGCATTCCCTTCGAGAGCCCCTACAACGTCAACTCGATCATGAACCCGCTGTTGGTCCGGGTCATGGCGCTGGGTTATTTCTTCAACATGTACCGGGGCAAGCCGCTCATCAAAAAGGACGGCACGCTCATCATCACCCACCCGTGCTATGATGAGTTCGACCCGGATCATCACCCCAGCTACATCGAGTTCTTCAACCGGTGTCTGCCCGAGACGCGCAACTCCCACAAGCTCGCCCACAAGTTCGAGCAGGAGTTTGCGCACAACCCGAGCTACATCGAGATGTTTCGCAGAGGGAACGCTTATCACGGCGTGCACCCCTTCTACATGTGGTACTGGTGCGAGAATGGCGCCAACCACGTGGGCCGGGTCATCGTCGTGGGCGCCGAGAACGAGCATGTGCCCGAGCGATTGGGCTGGGAGCGCGCCGAGACGATGGACGATGCCCTCGAGATGGCCAAAGAGACCCACGGCCCCTCGCCGAGCATCAGTCTGCTCAATCATCCGCCGTACATCATCACCGACGTCAAGTAG
- a CDS encoding HAD family hydrolase, protein MTAAKKKRGTAAFYDVDGTLIKTNVVHAYAYYALNTPYLAKKLTKTAGLLASLPAYWLADKFDRRKFNEHFYKNYAGYSEDRLVVIGEEVFENVIRPNIFKGARSLIDKSREQGHRQILITGALDVITEPLADYLGVDEFVANRLEMKDGVATGRLAKPVLAGANKALWVRRYAEKHEIDLDGSFAYADSGSDIPLLSVVGHPCAVNPDFRMKTNARAYDWPILNLE, encoded by the coding sequence ATGACCGCAGCCAAGAAAAAGCGTGGAACCGCGGCGTTTTACGACGTCGACGGAACCCTCATCAAGACTAACGTCGTGCATGCCTATGCATATTACGCGCTGAACACGCCTTATCTCGCAAAAAAGCTGACTAAGACCGCCGGCCTGCTGGCGAGCCTTCCGGCTTACTGGCTGGCCGACAAATTCGACCGGCGCAAGTTCAACGAGCATTTCTACAAGAATTACGCCGGCTACTCGGAAGACCGCCTGGTGGTGATCGGCGAAGAAGTCTTCGAGAACGTGATTCGCCCGAACATCTTCAAGGGGGCGCGGTCGCTCATCGACAAGTCTCGCGAGCAGGGGCACCGTCAGATCTTGATCACTGGCGCGCTCGACGTGATCACCGAGCCGCTGGCCGATTACCTGGGGGTCGACGAGTTCGTCGCCAACCGCCTGGAGATGAAGGACGGAGTGGCCACCGGCCGTCTGGCCAAGCCGGTGCTGGCCGGCGCCAACAAGGCCCTGTGGGTGCGGCGCTATGCCGAGAAGCACGAAATCGATCTGGACGGATCGTTTGCCTATGCCGACAGCGGCTCGGATATCCCGCTGTTGTCGGTGGTCGGCCACCCCTGTGCGGTCAACCCCGATTTTCGTATGAAGACGAACGCTCGCGCCTACGACTGGCCGATCCTCAACTTGGAGTAG